TTTAAACAATAGTCATCCGCCCCCGACTCTAAACAGGCGATGCGATCTTCGATGGCATCTTTTGCCATTAATACTAATAGAGGAGTGCGAGTTCCCAAATCCCGCAAATGACGGCAGATAGACAGTCCTGACTCTCCCCCCAAAAGTCGGTCAATCACAATTAATGCAGGTTGTAATTCCCTTACCTGATCTAAGCCTGCTGTTCCATTATTGACCACAATCGGATAATAACCCGCTTCTTCCAAATCCAGGCTAATCTGTTGAGCTAACAGTTCATCTGGCTCAATAACCAAAATCGAAGGATGATGATCTAACCCCAACTTACTCATTGATTTTTTGATTGTTGACGGTTGATGGTTGACGGTTGACGGTTGATGGTTCAAAGTCAGCAAGCTAAGGTTGGCGTAGCACTCCTTCTCCTCTCCCTAGGGTAATTCTACAGAAGTAGGTTTAGCAATATGGGGAAGTCCCCAGCCTAATTTTTCGCGGAGAACCTGGAAAAATTCGGGAGGGTGGAGACGAATAAACTTAGCATGATAGGGCGATCGCTGAACTCTCACCTGATATTCAGGAAGAACATAACAGCCTCCATTACCATCCACCACCATCACCAACTGATTAGGACTAGCAGGATAAATAATTACGGGTTCTTTTTCCCCATAAATTAAAGCGCGTGAAGCCAGAGAATGGGGACAGATGGGGAGTAATTGCAATACTTCTACCCCTGGTGTCACCACCGCACCTCCGGCGGATAAGGAATAGGCCGTTGAACCCGTCGGAGTAGAAATAATCACCCCATCGGCGGCAATATCCACCGGAGCATGACGACCAATTTTGATTTCAAAATGGCACATACAGGTCATGGGTTCTCGGTGTAACACCATTTCATTCAGACACAATGCTTCCCATAACACTTCGTCTGCCTGACAAACCTCAACCGCAATCATCGTGCGGTTTTCAACGATGTAGTTTCCTTCAAGAACTTGTTCCAAGACCAAAGGCAGTTGATTCAGGTAAGTTTCGGTTAAAAATCCCATGTGACCTGTATTCACCGCCAACAAAGGAATCCCTGGAGGTGCGAGTTGACGAGATGCTGAGAGAACTGTACCATCCCCACCGAGAACAATCGCAAACATCATCTCCTGATCAAAATCGTCCGGGGCAATTTTATCAATGGGAGTTCGGTGTAAAGGATGAGGTTGAGTTGCATAACCCAATATTCCCCCGGTTCCGGGTGCAGTGCAAACCTTCACCCCCCGCTCTTTTAGCTTGTCTTTGATCTCGGTCGCAGCACGACAAGCGGCGGGTTTAGCATCATTATAAATAATCCCTACTTTTGACACACGAAGTCTTCTTAAATTGAGTTTAAACAGAGTCATGGTCTGTCTCAGAACAGGGATTTTCATCCCAATTCTGATGGGACACAAAAATTTAGCAATTGTTAAAGCATACCTTGTCTTTGGGCGATTGCGTTGAGTTAGAGGGGCTTAAAGGGATTGCTTCTTTGTTTGCGTTTTTTGAGTTTTTCCTGTTCATATTCTAATTCTTTAAGTTTTTTCATAATTCGACTAAAGTATTCTTGCATATAGGTCTCTAAGCTGCTGATTTCCTGGGGGTCAATGCCAAAAACTTGATAGGTTTCATCCATTGGAGCTTGCAAGGACTGACCATTGGCTAATACTTCCGCAAAGGCTAAACGGTCAGACACATTCCAAGTCCACTGAAACCAGCGTGTGACTTGACGGAATAGACGCAGGATTTCTGTCGGGGTACGGGTAATTTTAGCTTGTTTACCAGAAAGTCGTTCACACAAACGAATAATTTCCTCGGCTGTCCAGGCTTTGGAACCCACCACCGGAAAACTTCTATTCTCGGTTTCAGGAACGGATAAGGCCTTAATCGCAAATTTAGCGATATCTTGGGTATCCATATAGGCAACGGGAGAACTCATCCCCGGAACCCAAACCGCTTGTTTATCTAAAATGGGAATGGCGTATTGACCGATTAACCCTTGAAAAAATCCACAGGGTTTTAAAATGGTGTAGTTTAGACCGGACTCGGCTAAAAACAGTTCCGTACAGCGCTTGATTTCTAATAAGGGAACTTGAGGATATTTCTCGGCATCCAAAAAGGAAAAGAAGATGAACCGTTCAACTCCTGCCTCTGCTGCGGCTTGAATCAGAGCCACTTTTCCTTCCCAGTCTACTTGCTTAATGCCTAATGAATCTGTGGGACGGGCCGTTGCCGCATCAATTACGGCCGTTACCCCTTCTAAGGCGGATTTTAAGGTTTCG
The nucleotide sequence above comes from Planktothrix serta PCC 8927. Encoded proteins:
- a CDS encoding NAD(+) kinase yields the protein MSKVGIIYNDAKPAACRAATEIKDKLKERGVKVCTAPGTGGILGYATQPHPLHRTPIDKIAPDDFDQEMMFAIVLGGDGTVLSASRQLAPPGIPLLAVNTGHMGFLTETYLNQLPLVLEQVLEGNYIVENRTMIAVEVCQADEVLWEALCLNEMVLHREPMTCMCHFEIKIGRHAPVDIAADGVIISTPTGSTAYSLSAGGAVVTPGVEVLQLLPICPHSLASRALIYGEKEPVIIYPASPNQLVMVVDGNGGCYVLPEYQVRVQRSPYHAKFIRLHPPEFFQVLREKLGWGLPHIAKPTSVELP
- a CDS encoding SDR family oxidoreductase; its protein translation is MTLLIVGATGTLGRQVARRALDEGYTVRCLARSYRKAAFLKEWGAELVPGDLCEPETLKSALEGVTAVIDAATARPTDSLGIKQVDWEGKVALIQAAAEAGVERFIFFSFLDAEKYPQVPLLEIKRCTELFLAESGLNYTILKPCGFFQGLIGQYAIPILDKQAVWVPGMSSPVAYMDTQDIAKFAIKALSVPETENRSFPVVGSKAWTAEEIIRLCERLSGKQAKITRTPTEILRLFRQVTRWFQWTWNVSDRLAFAEVLANGQSLQAPMDETYQVFGIDPQEISSLETYMQEYFSRIMKKLKELEYEQEKLKKRKQRSNPFKPL